From Methylobacterium radiodurans, a single genomic window includes:
- a CDS encoding DUF2243 domain-containing protein, translating into MAERARPIPFPLGAGLLFGLGLGGFFDGIVLHQVLQWHHMLSNWYPADTIDNIRLNTLWDGIFHSATYVFVVLGLFLFWRSARRPHVTWSSARFAGAVLVGWGLFNLVEGLVDHQLLGVHHVNELAPRDHWLAWDLGFLAWGLAMIVAGAWLVRRTRASVP; encoded by the coding sequence ATGGCCGAGCGGGCGCGGCCGATTCCGTTCCCGCTCGGCGCCGGCTTGCTGTTCGGTCTCGGGCTGGGCGGCTTTTTCGACGGGATCGTGCTGCATCAGGTGCTGCAATGGCACCATATGCTCAGCAACTGGTACCCGGCCGACACGATCGACAACATACGCCTGAACACGCTCTGGGACGGCATCTTCCACTCGGCGACCTACGTGTTCGTTGTGCTGGGCCTGTTCCTGTTCTGGCGCTCGGCGCGGCGGCCGCACGTGACATGGTCGAGCGCCCGCTTCGCGGGCGCCGTCCTCGTTGGATGGGGGCTGTTCAACCTCGTCGAGGGTCTGGTCGATCATCAGCTCCTCGGGGTGCACCATGTGAACGAGTTGGCGCCGCGAGACCACTGGCTCGCCTGGGATCTCGGCTTCCTCGCCTGGGGGCTCGCGATGATCGTGGCGGGCGCATGGTTGGTGCGTCGCACGCGCGCATCGGTCCCGTGA
- the rnhA gene encoding ribonuclease HI: MSDETNAPEPAPVRHITIAFDGGCLGNPGPGGYAAILINDRTGREKIVKGGEPETTNNRMELWAAIEGLNALRPGAIVHMIGDSQYVIKGITEWLPRWKAQGWRGAGGKAVANADLWRGLDAAVERHESVAWTWVKGHAGHVLNERVDRIANGEASRNGLGCKRYRADC, from the coding sequence ATGTCAGACGAGACCAACGCCCCAGAGCCAGCACCAGTACGCCACATCACCATCGCCTTTGACGGAGGCTGTCTCGGGAACCCAGGCCCTGGAGGCTATGCGGCCATCCTGATCAATGACCGCACGGGTAGGGAGAAGATCGTGAAGGGCGGTGAGCCCGAGACCACGAACAACCGGATGGAGCTATGGGCTGCCATCGAGGGCCTAAACGCCCTCCGACCGGGCGCCATCGTCCACATGATCGGGGACAGCCAGTACGTCATCAAGGGCATCACGGAATGGCTGCCCCGCTGGAAGGCTCAGGGCTGGCGTGGAGCGGGCGGTAAGGCTGTCGCGAACGCGGACCTATGGCGAGGGCTTGATGCGGCTGTGGAGCGGCATGAGAGCGTTGCGTGGACGTGGGTGAAGGGCCACGCTGGACATGTGCTGAACGAGCGCGTGGACAGGATCGCGAACGGGGAAGCCTCACGGAATGGGTTAGGTTGCAAAAGGTATCGGGCAGATTGTTGA
- a CDS encoding recombinase family protein: MLIGYARTSTLEQEAGIEAQVRDLTALGCEKLFREQVSSVAPRKQLEAAVEFARQGDTLVVTKLDRLARSVTHLGKIIEALEAKGVALRIVNLGVDTSTPTGKLMLNVLGGVAQFEREMMLERQREGIAKAKAEGAYKGRKPTARAKAEEIKALAAEGLSMGAIATKLGIGKGSVHRALNSKAETGS; this comes from the coding sequence ATGCTCATTGGATACGCTCGCACGTCCACCCTGGAACAGGAGGCCGGCATAGAGGCTCAGGTTCGTGACCTGACGGCCCTCGGTTGTGAGAAGCTGTTTCGGGAGCAGGTCTCCTCTGTGGCCCCTCGCAAGCAGCTTGAGGCAGCCGTTGAGTTCGCCCGTCAGGGTGACACGCTGGTAGTCACGAAGCTCGACAGGTTAGCCCGCAGCGTCACCCACCTGGGGAAGATCATCGAGGCCCTGGAGGCGAAGGGCGTGGCGCTACGCATCGTGAACCTCGGGGTGGATACCTCGACACCCACCGGCAAGCTGATGCTCAACGTCCTCGGGGGCGTAGCTCAGTTTGAACGAGAGATGATGCTGGAGCGGCAGCGTGAAGGCATCGCCAAGGCCAAGGCTGAGGGCGCCTACAAGGGCCGCAAGCCAACCGCGCGGGCCAAGGCGGAGGAGATCAAGGCTCTAGCGGCAGAGGGGCTGAGCATGGGCGCAATCGCCACCAAGCTGGGGATCGGCAAGGGCAGCGTACACCGGGCGCTGAACTCCAAAGCAGAAACAGGCAGTTGA
- a CDS encoding hemerythrin domain-containing protein, translated as MDIWQLIENDHANIAQLIHETPNALNGPGVVRSRERLLGDLIDELDRHGAALAASLFPPLRRDPRTARLVDELAHEHTAYMRDLRALARRGGGTSGWLNRFEDVTYAVDQCLHRHVHELAPAARERLSADAVERAGHAYVRAKIEALRRRGDGLLAGADLVGAGAAAGAAIAAVAGLALLAWRLAARSRHAPESSSGNRYGRPSSRSGIGRGQSLSDRAADAAPGQRRESEDPWARQERLLDEAIEETFPASDPIAPKRITR; from the coding sequence ATGGACATCTGGCAGCTCATCGAGAACGACCACGCGAACATCGCGCAGCTGATCCACGAGACGCCGAACGCCCTGAACGGTCCGGGGGTGGTGCGCAGTCGCGAGCGGCTGCTCGGCGACCTGATCGACGAACTCGACCGGCACGGTGCGGCGCTCGCCGCCAGCCTCTTCCCGCCGCTGCGGCGGGATCCACGCACCGCGCGGCTCGTGGACGAGCTCGCGCACGAGCACACCGCCTACATGCGCGACCTCAGGGCGCTCGCGCGGCGCGGCGGCGGGACCTCCGGCTGGCTCAACCGCTTCGAGGACGTCACCTACGCGGTCGACCAGTGCCTGCACCGCCACGTGCACGAGTTGGCGCCCGCGGCGCGCGAGCGACTCTCCGCCGATGCCGTCGAGCGGGCCGGCCACGCCTATGTCCGGGCGAAGATCGAAGCCCTGCGCCGGCGGGGCGACGGCCTGCTGGCGGGCGCGGACCTCGTCGGTGCCGGTGCCGCGGCCGGTGCGGCGATCGCCGCGGTCGCCGGTCTCGCGCTGCTGGCCTGGCGCCTCGCCGCGCGGTCGCGGCACGCACCCGAGAGCTCGTCCGGGAACCGGTATGGCCGGCCGTCCAGCCGCTCGGGTATCGGTCGCGGTCAGTCGCTCTCGGACCGGGCGGCGGACGCGGCGCCGGGCCAGCGGCGCGAGAGCGAGGATCCGTGGGCGCGCCAGGAACGGCTCTTGGACGAGGCGATCGAGGAAACTTTCCCGGCCAGCGATCCGATCGCACCGAAGCGGATCACCCGCTAA
- the cysT gene encoding sulfate ABC transporter permease subunit CysT produces MTASTQPRRQARTRWRFRRPSVLPGFGITFGYTILCLSLVVLIPLGALVVRASGLGLSGILEVAADPRVASALKISFGVSLLAALTASVFGFLVAWVLTRYRFPGRRIVDAVVDLPFALPTAVAGIALAQVYAPNGIVGAQLEKIGIKAAYTPVGIFIAMVFIGLPFAVRTVQPLIAEIDKEVEEASATLGASRRATLWKVVLPPLIPAVLTGFALAFARGVGEYGSIIFIAGNLPYVSEIAPLLIVIKLSEYDYAGAAAIATIMLGISFLTLLAINLIQAWSRRRFGYV; encoded by the coding sequence ATGACCGCATCGACCCAGCCCCGCCGGCAGGCCAGGACCCGCTGGCGCTTCCGCCGGCCCAGCGTGCTCCCGGGCTTCGGGATCACCTTCGGCTACACCATCCTGTGCCTCTCGCTGGTGGTGCTGATCCCGCTGGGCGCGCTGGTGGTGCGCGCCTCCGGGCTCGGCCTCTCGGGGATCCTAGAGGTCGCCGCCGACCCGCGCGTGGCGAGCGCGCTGAAGATCAGTTTCGGCGTCTCGCTACTGGCCGCCCTCACGGCCTCGGTGTTCGGCTTCCTGGTGGCCTGGGTGCTGACCCGCTACCGCTTCCCCGGCCGCCGGATCGTGGACGCGGTGGTGGACCTGCCCTTCGCGCTCCCCACCGCGGTCGCGGGCATCGCGCTCGCGCAGGTCTACGCGCCGAACGGCATCGTCGGCGCGCAGCTGGAGAAGATCGGCATCAAGGCGGCCTACACCCCGGTCGGCATCTTCATCGCGATGGTGTTCATCGGCCTGCCCTTCGCGGTGCGGACCGTGCAGCCGCTGATCGCCGAGATCGACAAGGAGGTCGAGGAGGCCTCCGCCACGCTCGGCGCCAGCCGCCGGGCGACACTCTGGAAGGTGGTGCTGCCGCCGCTGATCCCGGCGGTGCTGACCGGCTTCGCGCTCGCCTTCGCCCGAGGGGTCGGCGAGTACGGCTCGATCATCTTCATCGCCGGCAACCTGCCCTACGTCTCCGAGATCGCGCCGCTCCTCATCGTGATCAAGCTGTCGGAGTACGACTACGCGGGCGCCGCCGCGATCGCCACGATCATGCTCGGGATCTCGTTCCTGACGCTGCTCGCCATCAACCTGATCCAGGCTTGGAGCCGCCGGAGGTTCGGCTATGTCTGA
- a CDS encoding sulfate ABC transporter substrate-binding protein: protein MRRLACALALAALLPAGAARAQSELLNVSYDPTRELYRDINAAFAEEWKAKTGETLAVRASHGGSGSQARTVIDGVPADVVTLGIPSDIDAIARISKKIDPNWRTKLPNEGLPYTSTVVFLVRKGNPKAVKDWSDLAKPDVKVITPNPKTSAGGRWNFLAAWGYAYDREGKDTDKANAFVGQLYKNVPVLDTGARGSTVTFAQRGLGDVLPTWENEAFLVLQEFGADKFDIVVPPTSIYAEPPVALVDANVDSKGTRKQAEAYLQFLYGDRAQAIFAKHRYRPLKREAADPKDLALLPEVKLFKIEDIQGSWDDIQKRNFDNGGLFDQLSKAGR, encoded by the coding sequence ATGCGCCGCCTCGCCTGCGCGCTGGCGCTCGCCGCCCTGCTGCCGGCCGGCGCCGCGCGGGCGCAGTCCGAGCTTCTCAACGTCTCGTACGACCCGACGCGCGAGCTCTACCGCGACATCAACGCGGCCTTTGCCGAGGAGTGGAAGGCCAAGACCGGCGAGACCCTGGCGGTGCGCGCCTCGCACGGCGGCTCGGGCTCGCAGGCCCGCACGGTGATCGACGGCGTGCCGGCCGACGTGGTGACGCTCGGCATCCCCTCCGACATCGACGCCATCGCCCGGATCTCGAAGAAGATCGATCCGAACTGGCGCACCAAGCTCCCGAACGAGGGCCTGCCCTACACCTCGACGGTGGTCTTCCTCGTCCGCAAGGGCAACCCGAAGGCCGTGAAGGACTGGTCGGACCTCGCCAAGCCCGACGTCAAGGTGATCACCCCGAACCCGAAGACCTCGGCCGGCGGGCGCTGGAACTTCCTGGCTGCCTGGGGCTACGCCTACGACCGCGAGGGCAAGGACACCGACAAGGCCAACGCCTTCGTGGGCCAGCTCTACAAGAACGTGCCGGTGCTCGACACGGGCGCGCGCGGCTCCACCGTTACCTTCGCCCAGCGGGGCCTCGGCGACGTGCTGCCCACCTGGGAGAACGAGGCCTTCCTGGTGCTGCAGGAGTTCGGCGCCGACAAGTTCGACATCGTGGTGCCGCCGACCTCGATCTACGCCGAGCCGCCGGTCGCACTCGTGGACGCCAACGTCGATTCCAAGGGCACCCGCAAGCAGGCCGAGGCCTACCTGCAGTTCCTCTACGGCGACCGGGCGCAGGCGATCTTCGCCAAGCACCGCTACCGCCCGCTGAAGCGCGAGGCCGCCGACCCGAAGGACCTCGCCCTCCTGCCCGAGGTGAAGCTGTTCAAGATCGAGGACATCCAGGGCAGCTGGGACGACATCCAGAAGCGGAACTTCGACAACGGCGGCCTGTTCGATCAGCTCAGCAAGGCCGGCCGCTGA
- a CDS encoding M15 family metallopeptidase yields MRKLASTENATGNPRLKAATSSAVGIFQIVGPTWNDLAARYPQLGLTDPRDAIQQARVAPFYMREISENLQRKLGRKPNAAEMKLGWVFGPTGGSLLMGADPDTPVERVLDRKAIDSNPGIFKNVRTVGQLYNWAGEKMGEQGAHPKPAVDLSPYLAQGKDRDHLDRMDWDLKSRLANMVADMPENIRAKFQINSGYRSPERQAELFAEAVKKYGSEEAARKWVAPPGNSQHNHGKAADINMGGDPAVKAWIHANAAKYGLGFPMAHEPWHIEALDARSTRNARMGLQVDPASTAMRVPFTFEDQRKAAEQREREAYSLVQAARESASQDWMVSNMLKSNGKTVYDPGYSVTQETLQRDDVKGLPPSYLPYLSKSMSEQDFNFRLAQAQKDFEVERRLAATPYGTAIRMAVGMYGENGRKVRILGLEQWEPQVRSAFEHAISTWTRRAVQQNDLGQMNAVLGHPVAKVVTQFRNFVLGAWSKQTLSALHTHELNDLYGFMASMMFGAMAYTVQTNLSLIGLSEEDRAKAASDRLSDRKIAQAGFQRAGASSLIPGAFDLGAELFGFDPLFNTRSTQQPTAGLMSNPTVGLLDGLYTGVKGFTGSLHEDGHVTSGDVRNLSKALNVLHNYPGMLQLINTASSRYPSQ; encoded by the coding sequence ATGCGCAAGCTGGCGTCCACGGAGAACGCTACAGGTAACCCGAGACTGAAGGCGGCAACCTCATCGGCCGTGGGCATCTTTCAGATCGTCGGGCCTACGTGGAACGATCTGGCAGCTCGCTATCCCCAGCTCGGGCTCACCGATCCTCGCGATGCCATTCAGCAGGCCCGTGTGGCTCCCTTCTACATGAGGGAGATCAGCGAGAACCTTCAGCGCAAGCTAGGGCGCAAGCCTAACGCCGCTGAGATGAAGCTGGGCTGGGTCTTCGGGCCCACGGGTGGCTCCCTCCTGATGGGTGCTGACCCTGACACTCCGGTTGAGCGCGTGCTGGACCGGAAGGCCATCGACAGCAACCCCGGCATCTTCAAGAACGTCAGGACCGTGGGTCAGCTCTACAACTGGGCTGGTGAGAAGATGGGCGAACAGGGGGCACACCCTAAGCCCGCTGTAGACCTCTCTCCGTACCTCGCTCAGGGTAAGGACAGGGACCATCTGGATAGGATGGACTGGGACTTGAAGTCCCGTCTGGCCAACATGGTGGCTGACATGCCCGAGAACATCCGGGCTAAGTTCCAGATCAACAGCGGCTATCGATCCCCTGAACGACAGGCTGAGCTGTTCGCTGAGGCTGTCAAGAAGTACGGCTCTGAGGAAGCTGCCCGTAAGTGGGTGGCTCCTCCAGGGAACTCCCAACACAACCACGGTAAGGCCGCTGACATCAACATGGGTGGCGACCCTGCGGTGAAGGCATGGATACACGCCAACGCCGCTAAGTACGGCCTTGGGTTCCCTATGGCGCACGAGCCGTGGCACATCGAGGCCCTGGACGCCCGCTCTACGCGCAACGCCAGGATGGGTCTTCAGGTGGACCCTGCGTCCACTGCAATGCGTGTCCCGTTCACCTTCGAGGACCAACGCAAGGCCGCAGAGCAGCGCGAGAGGGAAGCCTACAGCCTCGTTCAGGCTGCCCGTGAGAGTGCTTCACAGGATTGGATGGTCAGCAACATGCTGAAGTCCAACGGTAAGACCGTCTACGATCCTGGGTATAGCGTCACTCAGGAGACCCTTCAGCGGGATGATGTCAAGGGTCTGCCGCCCTCCTATCTGCCTTATCTCTCCAAGTCGATGAGTGAGCAGGACTTCAACTTCCGTCTGGCTCAGGCTCAGAAGGACTTTGAGGTGGAGAGGCGCCTTGCTGCGACCCCCTACGGCACTGCCATCCGCATGGCTGTGGGCATGTACGGGGAGAACGGCCGTAAGGTCCGCATCCTCGGCCTGGAGCAGTGGGAGCCGCAGGTTCGCTCAGCGTTCGAGCATGCCATCTCGACGTGGACCAGACGGGCAGTCCAGCAGAACGACCTGGGGCAGATGAACGCCGTCCTGGGGCATCCTGTGGCCAAGGTGGTGACCCAGTTCCGCAACTTCGTCCTCGGTGCATGGTCGAAGCAAACCCTGTCGGCCCTCCACACCCATGAGCTGAACGACCTCTACGGGTTCATGGCCTCGATGATGTTCGGGGCGATGGCCTACACCGTTCAGACCAACCTCAGCCTTATCGGTCTGAGTGAGGAGGACCGGGCCAAGGCCGCCTCAGACCGCCTCAGTGACCGCAAGATCGCTCAGGCGGGATTCCAGCGTGCCGGTGCATCGTCGCTCATCCCCGGAGCCTTCGACCTGGGGGCAGAGCTGTTCGGGTTCGATCCCCTGTTCAACACCCGGAGCACGCAGCAGCCCACTGCCGGCCTCATGTCCAACCCCACGGTCGGGTTGCTGGACGGGCTCTACACGGGCGTGAAGGGGTTCACAGGCTCCCTTCACGAGGATGGGCATGTGACCAGCGGTGACGTTCGGAACCTCTCCAAGGCCCTGAACGTGCTGCACAACTACCCCGGTATGCTCCAGCTCATAAACACCGCATCGTCCCGCTACCCCAGCCAGTAA
- a CDS encoding BRO family protein has protein sequence MLDTDLARALGMERPTNIRTMIKGLREELERFGVLHAERANSSDALGRGRPATAYHLNEEQAAYVTMHCKTEKATEVKVLLVRVFTAWRHGKLVPAQPMQSAIDFINPLETAKLIMAEMTTKTSTFSFAGLDLRCVTIEGQPLFVAEDVCRMTGLEGYASKHTAKLPIEERRVVSAATYGTLGIFKPKQPSATLVSEKGLYTLVMRAQKANPKAREFQSWVTGTVLPTIRQTGGYIQGEEKLATGEMTEEQFFALAVLTMQGQLPPALGKTAGDPPSAAPSPCRSRFRTTSPACWTRP, from the coding sequence GTGCTCGATACAGACCTCGCGCGTGCTCTGGGCATGGAGCGCCCCACCAACATCCGCACGATGATCAAGGGTCTGCGGGAGGAACTAGAGCGGTTCGGGGTTTTACACGCCGAGCGTGCAAATAGCAGCGACGCGCTCGGTCGCGGACGCCCTGCCACCGCCTACCACCTCAACGAGGAGCAAGCGGCCTACGTCACGATGCACTGCAAGACCGAGAAGGCCACCGAGGTGAAGGTGCTCCTCGTCAGGGTCTTCACCGCTTGGCGCCACGGCAAGCTCGTCCCGGCCCAGCCGATGCAGTCAGCCATCGACTTCATCAACCCCCTGGAGACCGCCAAGCTGATCATGGCGGAGATGACCACCAAGACCTCCACCTTCTCGTTCGCTGGCCTCGATCTGCGCTGCGTCACCATCGAGGGCCAGCCGTTGTTCGTAGCCGAGGACGTGTGCCGCATGACCGGCCTCGAAGGCTACGCGTCGAAGCACACCGCGAAGCTGCCCATCGAGGAGCGCCGGGTGGTGTCTGCCGCAACTTACGGCACACTCGGCATCTTCAAGCCTAAGCAGCCGAGCGCCACTCTCGTGAGTGAGAAGGGCCTCTACACCCTCGTCATGCGCGCCCAGAAGGCCAACCCCAAGGCCCGTGAGTTCCAGTCCTGGGTCACCGGAACGGTCCTCCCCACGATCCGCCAGACGGGCGGCTACATCCAGGGCGAGGAGAAGTTGGCCACGGGGGAGATGACTGAGGAGCAGTTCTTCGCCCTCGCGGTGCTCACGATGCAGGGGCAATTACCCCCCGCACTAGGAAAAACCGCTGGCGACCCACCCAGCGCCGCTCCCAGTCCCTGTCGATCACGCTTCAGGACAACGAGCCCCGCGTGCTGGACACGGCCCTAG
- a CDS encoding site-specific integrase — protein sequence MGLETRLVRRKNGTYSFRAWVPPELREVIPGGRSGQKWIALGTADRAEAVRRARLKTVEFDRELDTARRRLAGAEDTISQAEADRFASAWLSRLLADDESKRQNGVSPERFDRMLHAAELVAPMVAKELATGSMDTIWSEVEGVLKAHGLTAPEGSETWRRLGFAMLKAQKKWSDGVIQRNRGEVVETPPPPSAASSPRSCTVEELIQAYLSDPTRTRTPGTLKTYQTVFRAMRELLGAETPVDSIHRMDCERIRNVIMRLPRNASQRFPGLSLEEAAKVADAEKLERLGVSAVNNYLHNLSALFKWGVKNWRVIRNPAEGLALPDDRDERDLRQPFSTAQLKAIFNAPLYTGCQDDEAGYAKPGPNVIRRGRFWVPLLSLWTGMRLGECCQLRTDDVSVLDGVPVILIDDAGEPGADEADKKRVKTEAGKRFVPIHPELQRIGFSAFAEAMKAKGERRLFPELMPDSLGYLSGPFSKWFNDKRRFLGKLDMDVNGVSFHSFRHNYRDALREAEIGLERVRALGGWRRDSEGEEAIYGKGLKASTLYREIEKVRYAELDLSHLHIHPRGRR from the coding sequence ATGGGCCTGGAAACTCGTCTCGTCCGCCGCAAGAATGGCACCTACTCCTTTCGTGCCTGGGTACCTCCCGAGTTGCGTGAGGTGATCCCTGGAGGCCGAAGCGGGCAGAAGTGGATTGCCCTTGGCACGGCCGATAGGGCTGAAGCGGTTCGACGCGCCCGCTTGAAGACGGTCGAGTTTGATCGGGAGTTGGATACCGCCCGGCGTCGCTTGGCCGGGGCTGAGGACACCATCAGTCAAGCTGAGGCAGACCGCTTCGCATCTGCATGGCTGTCACGTCTGCTGGCTGATGACGAAAGCAAGCGTCAGAATGGCGTTTCCCCCGAGCGCTTCGACCGCATGCTCCATGCTGCTGAGCTTGTGGCGCCGATGGTGGCGAAGGAGCTGGCAACTGGCAGCATGGACACGATTTGGAGTGAGGTCGAAGGCGTTTTGAAGGCGCACGGTCTCACCGCCCCTGAGGGATCGGAGACATGGCGGCGTCTGGGCTTCGCCATGCTGAAGGCTCAGAAGAAGTGGTCCGATGGGGTCATTCAAAGGAACCGCGGAGAGGTGGTCGAGACCCCACCGCCACCCTCAGCAGCCTCGTCGCCACGCTCCTGCACCGTTGAGGAGCTGATACAGGCATACCTGTCGGACCCTACCCGCACCCGTACCCCCGGAACCTTGAAGACCTATCAGACTGTCTTCAGGGCCATGAGGGAGTTGCTGGGGGCGGAGACCCCCGTGGACAGCATCCACCGAATGGACTGCGAGCGTATCCGCAACGTCATCATGCGGCTTCCCCGGAACGCGTCTCAGCGGTTTCCTGGGCTGTCGCTGGAGGAGGCCGCGAAGGTGGCCGATGCGGAGAAGCTGGAGCGGCTTGGGGTTTCGGCAGTCAACAACTACCTCCACAACCTCTCAGCCCTGTTCAAATGGGGCGTGAAAAACTGGAGGGTCATCCGCAACCCGGCTGAGGGGCTGGCCCTCCCTGATGATCGGGATGAGCGTGATCTGCGTCAGCCCTTCAGCACGGCACAGCTCAAGGCCATCTTCAACGCCCCGCTTTACACGGGCTGCCAGGATGACGAGGCAGGGTACGCCAAGCCGGGGCCAAACGTGATTCGACGTGGCCGCTTCTGGGTGCCTCTGTTATCGTTGTGGACTGGGATGCGGCTTGGGGAGTGCTGCCAGCTCCGTACCGATGACGTGAGCGTGCTGGACGGTGTGCCGGTCATCCTCATTGATGATGCCGGTGAGCCTGGGGCTGATGAGGCCGACAAAAAGCGCGTGAAGACGGAAGCCGGCAAGCGGTTCGTCCCGATCCATCCCGAGCTGCAACGCATCGGCTTCTCAGCGTTCGCGGAAGCCATGAAGGCCAAAGGAGAGCGCCGCCTGTTTCCCGAGCTGATGCCCGACAGCCTTGGCTATCTGTCTGGACCCTTCTCTAAGTGGTTCAACGACAAGCGGCGCTTCCTGGGGAAGCTCGACATGGACGTGAACGGGGTATCGTTTCACAGTTTCAGGCACAACTACCGGGATGCCCTCAGGGAGGCCGAGATTGGCCTTGAGCGGGTTCGGGCGCTTGGAGGGTGGCGTAGGGACAGTGAAGGAGAGGAGGCCATCTACGGTAAGGGGTTGAAGGCCTCGACGCTGTACCGGGAGATCGAGAAGGTACGCTATGCAGAGCTGGACCTCTCGCACCTGCACATTCATCCGAGAGGCCGAAGATAG
- a CDS encoding DUF4214 domain-containing protein has translation MCGGGSIFADIGRGIAHLGGQINDHIIQPIGQGIAALGSGIYNGLITPIVNEVAKIDWGHVLKETGKFALEVWNTFVQGFSRNGGLNEGQEPSIDDDWNIDGGIEFVGDQIETTVAFYWNKIEDYYEGTKKNFQDWYDEHANWMERRMDEIKRGFDLLSADAANNKITETVFKQRMENTLAVFKDEVQTLLTDTKAVMLASTSVGIVPVQQGGIAHGIALKVDDTANHIITLEESSNVSFEVSGIPRKITGLTTASVRTGGELIESYKASFTDGSHTVTKFVSGNGKFSVDLSGLHGNVIGSLEVQNVTGFKGEALSNKLTIDTHSQYFGKKFYDSHSPAGEVYALYKGLLGREPDPIGLSDWTKALSAGTKVQDIAQGFLRSPEGQARAGALDNASFVEQLYSTTLHRHSDANGLKGWVKALESGTSRAQVATSFALSDEHVNSLKGALDAGIFVPDAVAANVARLYYAVLDRAPDAAGLTGWTSAVKGGQSLEAVTKSFLAAPEVQAKTAKLTNSQYVDMIYQNALGRHAEPKGLADWTAELDHGASRVGVTTAIGLSTEAQKHHLSQIEMGWQLVG, from the coding sequence ATGTGTGGGGGCGGGAGCATATTTGCTGACATTGGGCGGGGGATCGCCCATCTTGGTGGGCAAATTAATGACCACATCATTCAACCAATCGGCCAAGGCATCGCTGCGCTTGGTAGCGGAATCTACAATGGCCTAATTACCCCGATAGTTAATGAGGTTGCCAAGATCGATTGGGGTCATGTTCTGAAGGAAACTGGTAAGTTTGCCCTAGAGGTTTGGAATACCTTTGTGCAGGGCTTTTCTCGAAATGGCGGATTAAACGAAGGGCAAGAGCCATCCATCGATGATGATTGGAATATTGATGGAGGCATCGAGTTTGTTGGGGATCAAATCGAGACAACTGTCGCATTTTATTGGAACAAGATTGAAGATTACTATGAAGGCACCAAGAAAAATTTCCAAGATTGGTATGATGAACATGCCAATTGGATGGAAAGGCGGATGGATGAGATTAAAAGAGGCTTCGATTTGCTATCCGCCGACGCTGCGAATAATAAAATAACAGAGACAGTCTTTAAGCAGCGGATGGAGAATACTCTTGCTGTATTTAAGGACGAGGTTCAAACGCTGCTAACAGATACTAAGGCCGTCATGCTAGCCTCAACGTCGGTTGGCATCGTACCTGTTCAACAGGGCGGCATCGCACATGGCATAGCTTTGAAGGTTGACGACACAGCGAACCACATCATTACGCTGGAAGAATCGTCTAATGTGTCGTTTGAAGTCTCTGGAATTCCCAGGAAGATAACTGGTCTCACTACCGCTAGCGTTCGCACTGGGGGCGAACTCATCGAGTCATACAAAGCTTCTTTCACAGACGGGAGTCACACTGTAACAAAATTTGTTAGCGGAAATGGTAAGTTCTCGGTTGATCTTTCAGGCTTGCATGGGAATGTAATTGGAAGCCTAGAAGTTCAGAACGTCACTGGATTTAAAGGGGAAGCCTTATCGAACAAACTTACCATTGATACGCACTCTCAATACTTTGGTAAGAAATTCTACGATAGCCATAGCCCGGCTGGAGAAGTATATGCGCTCTATAAGGGACTGCTTGGAAGAGAGCCCGATCCTATTGGCCTATCGGACTGGACTAAGGCCCTAAGCGCGGGAACCAAAGTTCAAGACATCGCTCAGGGTTTCCTACGTTCGCCGGAAGGGCAGGCCCGCGCGGGTGCGTTGGACAACGCGTCTTTCGTGGAGCAGCTGTACAGCACCACCCTCCATCGGCACTCTGATGCCAACGGCCTTAAGGGCTGGGTGAAGGCTCTGGAAAGTGGCACGTCCAGGGCGCAAGTTGCCACAAGCTTCGCTCTATCAGACGAGCATGTTAACAGCCTCAAAGGCGCGCTAGATGCTGGCATCTTCGTTCCTGACGCGGTAGCGGCCAACGTAGCTCGGCTCTACTATGCCGTGCTTGATCGTGCTCCTGACGCCGCTGGTCTTACGGGCTGGACTTCAGCTGTTAAAGGTGGCCAATCACTGGAGGCCGTGACGAAGAGCTTCCTTGCGGCTCCTGAGGTACAGGCTAAAACGGCAAAGCTTACGAATTCCCAGTATGTTGACATGATCTATCAGAACGCGCTTGGCAGGCATGCGGAGCCCAAAGGGCTTGCTGATTGGACTGCCGAACTCGATCATGGTGCATCGCGGGTAGGTGTGACGACAGCAATCGGTCTGAGTACCGAAGCCCAGAAGCACCACCTTTCTCAGATTGAGATGGGATGGCAGCTCGTTGGCTAA